One window from the genome of Leptospira broomii serovar Hurstbridge str. 5399 encodes:
- a CDS encoding TMEM43 family protein, with protein MALESSDGMSSSEDIGIFGQLGDSFKGILTGIVLFPASLFLIYQIETCEQASAALKGAVPAAQAQAGLPSYVTGTLTADSLGGEFVRSGHYISYSQTPEVFAWTEEVKEEGSGTSKKKVRTCKLEWTSSPKNPRNFELAGCKSKPFYQASHATVETFATGGKVKGEDGKAYSVNLKEVDYTSEVPSVVPEASHLTKGILKDEYVYLNEKCSKDELEGCERVSVEVRSVPTESMTFVGAVSGHSIGKFKSKEDNLFLNASVGDFQKTMKDIANDDKMMRWIGRGVSFVLIWVSLNLLVGPLTALLSFIPLIGEFGKMAISFVLGIVAFVVTAITILLVKFWYIWLLLGLVAIGYGFYKKRQAKPA; from the coding sequence ATGGCACTTGAAAGTTCGGACGGGATGTCCTCTTCGGAAGATATCGGCATATTCGGCCAACTCGGAGATTCGTTCAAAGGGATTCTCACCGGGATCGTATTGTTTCCCGCTTCTCTATTTCTCATCTACCAAATTGAGACTTGCGAACAGGCGAGTGCAGCACTCAAAGGCGCGGTACCTGCCGCCCAGGCACAGGCAGGATTACCTTCCTATGTTACCGGAACTTTGACGGCGGATTCTCTCGGCGGAGAATTCGTTAGATCGGGTCATTATATCTCTTATTCGCAGACTCCAGAAGTTTTTGCATGGACGGAAGAAGTGAAAGAAGAAGGAAGCGGTACAAGCAAAAAGAAAGTGCGCACTTGTAAATTAGAATGGACTTCCTCGCCTAAAAACCCCAGAAATTTCGAACTTGCAGGATGTAAATCAAAACCGTTCTATCAAGCGAGTCATGCTACAGTGGAAACTTTCGCTACCGGCGGAAAGGTAAAGGGAGAAGACGGGAAAGCATATTCAGTAAATTTAAAGGAAGTCGATTACACTAGTGAAGTACCTTCCGTCGTGCCGGAAGCCTCGCACCTTACCAAGGGAATTCTAAAAGACGAATATGTATATCTGAATGAGAAATGCTCGAAGGATGAACTGGAGGGTTGTGAACGGGTGAGCGTCGAAGTTCGTTCCGTTCCGACGGAAAGCATGACGTTTGTCGGCGCGGTGTCCGGCCATTCTATCGGAAAGTTTAAGAGTAAAGAAGATAATCTATTCTTAAATGCATCCGTGGGTGACTTTCAAAAAACGATGAAAGACATAGCGAACGACGATAAGATGATGAGATGGATCGGACGAGGAGTCAGTTTCGTACTTATTTGGGTGAGTTTGAATCTGCTTGTCGGGCCTTTGACGGCTTTATTAAGTTTCATTCCTCTCATCGGGGAATTCGGAAAGATGGCAATTTCTTTCGTACTCGGGATCGTTGCGTTCGTAGTCACTGCCATAACGATTCTACTCGTAAAGTTTTGGTATATTTGGTTGTTACTAGGACTTGTGGCGATCGGATACGGATTCTATAAGAAGAGGCAGGCAAAGCCGGCCTAA
- a CDS encoding beta/alpha barrel domain-containing protein (involved in tryptophan biosynthesis; amino acid biosynthesis; converts 1-(2-carboxyphenylamino)-1-deoxy-D-ribulose 5-phosphate to C(1)-(3-indolyl)-glycerol 3-phosphat): protein MGLHRVLRDILETKKKELESIPEYSPANYAGPGLWQSLRSRKFSIIAECKRKSPSAGTIRDAYEPVQIAKTYEECGASGISVLTDADYFGGSLENLRQVSEKVNVPVLRKDFIIDERQVVEAREYGAGAILLIVRILTPEKLKNLILAARRFGMDVLTEIHTEEEAEIARDAGANIVGINTRDLDDFSIHQDLVPNIANKLSPNIVKVGESGIKSKQDLDAFRPYVDAALIGTYFMERPDIRTAWLELF from the coding sequence ATGGGGTTACATAGAGTTTTACGAGATATCCTCGAGACAAAAAAAAAGGAATTGGAGTCGATTCCCGAATACTCTCCGGCAAATTACGCCGGGCCCGGTCTATGGCAGTCCCTCCGCTCGCGAAAATTTTCCATCATCGCCGAATGTAAACGGAAAAGCCCGTCTGCGGGAACGATTCGGGATGCTTATGAGCCGGTCCAAATTGCGAAAACCTACGAAGAATGCGGAGCCTCGGGAATTTCTGTACTGACCGATGCCGATTACTTCGGCGGTTCTTTGGAGAATCTACGGCAGGTATCTGAAAAAGTAAATGTACCGGTTTTACGTAAAGATTTTATAATAGATGAGAGACAAGTAGTCGAAGCGAGAGAATACGGAGCCGGTGCGATACTTTTAATCGTAAGAATTTTGACTCCTGAGAAGCTCAAAAACCTTATTCTGGCTGCGCGAAGGTTTGGAATGGATGTCCTTACGGAAATTCATACGGAAGAAGAGGCGGAAATCGCGAGAGATGCAGGTGCGAATATCGTAGGAATCAATACCAGGGATTTGGATGATTTTTCGATTCATCAAGATCTAGTTCCTAATATTGCGAATAAACTTTCTCCTAATATAGTAAAAGTTGGAGAATCGGGAATAAAAAGTAAGCAGGATTTGGATGCATTTAGGCCGTACGTGGATGCCGCTCTGATCGGAACCTATTTTATGGAAAGGCCCGATATTCGAACCGCGTGGTTGGAACTATTTTAA
- a CDS encoding STAS domain-containing protein, with translation MLDHKVQDGVLIVYLKGRLDVSIANEVEENLNDLIDNQGHTRVILNMQDVDYMSSSGFRACISTLRKLNAKEGALKICGIKPAVKRIFDVIELTSLFDIRETEDEALKSFRS, from the coding sequence TTGCTGGATCATAAGGTACAGGACGGAGTTCTCATTGTTTACCTCAAGGGGCGTTTAGACGTCTCCATCGCCAACGAGGTCGAAGAAAATCTCAACGATCTCATCGACAACCAAGGACACACAAGAGTCATCTTGAATATGCAAGACGTCGACTATATGTCGTCTTCCGGATTTAGGGCTTGTATCTCGACTCTTAGGAAGTTGAATGCAAAGGAAGGCGCCCTAAAAATTTGCGGAATCAAACCCGCAGTAAAAAGAATTTTTGATGTAATTGAACTTACTTCTCTCTTCGATATTCGGGAGACGGAGGATGAAGCTCTAAAGTCGTTCCGCAGCTAA
- the murD gene encoding UDP-N-acetylmuramoyl-L-alanine--D-glutamate ligase, whose protein sequence is MANFPTSLMGQRVLVLGGGVSGMAALRLLRERQAVPILCNSQPVPSVTEMYVGEDVALTSLLPLTLIVKSPGLSPEHPIIQQAHSLYIPVVSEVEFARAFFFGKLIGVTGTDGKSTTTALICHLLSKDFPGAQAGGNIGHAFSDFCLGPIPLSVLELSSYQLEDSGPLSLDVSVILNLAPDHLERHGTLDNYFAAKARIIDKNSSKHTLIVSSKLFRERIQQMNCLCKIGTFGREEGNDARILDEERIIQTAKAEYDAKNFPLPGGHNLENLSASILAAEAAGGNPVNIQQAISGFMGLPHRFQQAGRAAGVTFINDSKSTNLHSMLAGMSTWKEKKTTCLILGGRPKSESFEPLKQFLKSGIGWVILFGEARAAWAAEISPLIGDHLVTVEDLGEAFSWLKTAIRSGRARLQSVVFSPACASFDQYKNFEERGEHFLSLVQQWAQEEP, encoded by the coding sequence ATGGCAAATTTTCCTACCTCCCTAATGGGCCAGAGAGTCCTCGTTCTGGGCGGAGGTGTTTCCGGAATGGCTGCACTCCGTCTCCTTCGAGAAAGGCAGGCCGTTCCCATCCTCTGCAATTCCCAACCTGTACCTTCCGTCACTGAGATGTACGTAGGTGAAGACGTTGCATTAACTTCCCTACTTCCGTTGACCTTAATTGTCAAAAGTCCCGGGTTATCGCCGGAGCATCCGATTATTCAACAGGCTCATTCTCTTTATATTCCTGTTGTCTCCGAAGTGGAATTCGCTCGAGCTTTCTTTTTCGGCAAATTGATAGGAGTAACTGGAACGGACGGAAAGTCCACTACGACAGCGTTGATATGCCATCTTCTATCGAAAGATTTTCCGGGAGCCCAGGCCGGTGGAAATATCGGACACGCGTTCAGCGATTTTTGCCTAGGTCCGATTCCACTATCGGTTTTGGAGCTTTCGAGTTACCAGCTGGAAGATTCGGGACCTCTATCGCTTGATGTTTCCGTAATTCTCAATCTGGCTCCGGATCATTTGGAACGCCACGGGACTTTGGATAACTATTTTGCAGCTAAAGCAAGAATCATCGATAAAAATAGTTCGAAGCATACTCTTATTGTCAGTTCCAAACTATTCAGAGAACGAATTCAACAAATGAATTGTCTTTGCAAGATCGGAACGTTCGGTCGAGAAGAAGGAAATGATGCGAGAATTTTAGACGAAGAACGGATCATTCAGACTGCGAAAGCCGAATACGATGCAAAAAACTTCCCTCTGCCCGGCGGCCATAATTTGGAAAATTTGAGCGCTTCCATTCTTGCTGCGGAAGCAGCAGGAGGAAATCCCGTCAATATTCAGCAGGCGATTTCCGGTTTTATGGGTTTACCGCACCGCTTCCAGCAGGCGGGACGTGCCGCCGGCGTAACTTTTATAAACGATTCTAAATCGACAAACCTTCATAGTATGCTTGCCGGTATGAGCACCTGGAAGGAGAAGAAAACGACCTGTCTAATTCTAGGTGGAAGACCGAAATCGGAATCTTTCGAACCTTTGAAGCAATTCCTGAAATCAGGTATCGGATGGGTGATTCTTTTCGGAGAAGCGAGAGCGGCCTGGGCCGCCGAAATTTCTCCTCTTATAGGGGATCACCTTGTTACGGTGGAAGATTTAGGAGAGGCATTCTCCTGGCTCAAGACTGCGATTCGCTCGGGAAGAGCACGATTGCAATCAGTCGTTTTTTCCCCGGCCTGCGCCAGCTTCGATCAGTATAAGAATTTTGAAGAGAGAGGAGAACATTTCCTAAGCCTAGTGCAGCAGTGGGCGCAAGAGGAACCCTAA
- a CDS encoding HD domain-containing phosphohydrolase: MESKFKQYIVTDYRLLDRRLNILRNKLNPDIIFLRDFYDSPEIRDAEQFVNIVFYISAPTLEEEHRRIREQLRLNPLILARFILNADLTYEGHKQTEIEDDLIFGILPDTATDLHLCKNLANAFVHLQMVTDQFDLLHRINTAKYEINRLTRIGISLANEKDFDKLLGEILFSAREICNADSGSLYLVERDEISYVRSLRFKISALNVGEEFLLPINKASIAGYVAETGKVLNLPDVYNLPEGTEFTFNGNFDVLTNYHTKSMLVVPMKDHRGEVVGVLQLINRKRNFNQKLTAEQMKGEDVQPFDDYSSQLVLGVAGQAAVAIQNNYLLREIETLFEGFVTASVNAIEARDPTTSGHSFRVALLTVGLAETVDRANSGKYKDIKFSKEQLKEIRYASLLHDFGKVGVREKVLVKAKKLEDLELHVIDWRFRFLIKDLESRFNLKKVEYLKRHGTVGFADFEKSLEFEKAEEFKRLNSMLQIIRQSNEPSILEETNSHFLEEIAKIQYTTTDGESMDLLSPYEFGFLTIKKGSLDFDERKEIESHVEHTFQFLSKIPWTSDLKMVPAIAHAHHEKLNGSGYPRGLSGEDIPVQSRIMTISDIFDALTDKDRPYKKAVPLDRALDILEMESKDNHLDNDLLKMFIEAKVWERLSHHPHLTK; encoded by the coding sequence ATGGAGTCCAAGTTTAAGCAATACATCGTAACGGATTATCGGCTCTTAGACCGTAGACTAAATATTCTCCGGAACAAACTGAATCCGGATATTATCTTTCTTCGGGACTTTTACGATTCTCCCGAAATTAGAGACGCGGAGCAATTCGTAAATATCGTCTTTTACATCTCTGCGCCTACGTTGGAAGAAGAACATCGACGCATTCGAGAACAGCTCCGTTTAAATCCTCTTATTCTCGCCCGTTTTATTCTGAATGCGGACCTCACTTACGAGGGTCATAAACAAACAGAAATCGAAGACGACCTTATTTTCGGAATTCTTCCGGACACTGCAACCGATCTTCATCTATGTAAGAATTTGGCGAATGCGTTCGTGCACTTACAAATGGTGACGGATCAATTCGATTTGCTGCACAGAATCAATACGGCAAAATACGAAATCAATCGACTCACTCGGATCGGAATCAGTCTTGCGAACGAGAAAGATTTCGATAAATTGCTAGGTGAAATTCTTTTCAGCGCCAGGGAGATTTGCAATGCGGATTCCGGTTCTTTGTATTTGGTGGAAAGAGACGAGATCAGCTATGTTAGGAGTTTACGCTTTAAAATTTCCGCTCTGAACGTAGGAGAGGAATTCCTGCTTCCGATCAATAAGGCTAGCATTGCGGGTTACGTTGCAGAAACCGGAAAAGTATTAAATCTTCCCGATGTTTATAATTTGCCGGAAGGAACCGAATTTACGTTTAACGGGAACTTCGACGTATTAACGAACTATCATACGAAATCGATGCTTGTCGTCCCGATGAAAGACCATCGAGGAGAAGTGGTCGGAGTCCTGCAACTAATCAATCGGAAACGCAATTTCAATCAAAAACTTACGGCAGAGCAAATGAAAGGGGAGGATGTCCAACCTTTCGATGATTATTCTTCACAGTTGGTTCTAGGCGTGGCCGGGCAGGCTGCCGTCGCGATTCAGAATAATTATCTTTTAAGGGAGATCGAAACCTTATTCGAGGGTTTTGTGACTGCTTCGGTGAATGCGATCGAGGCGAGGGACCCGACAACTAGCGGCCATTCTTTTCGAGTCGCCTTATTAACGGTCGGTCTAGCGGAGACAGTAGATCGTGCCAACTCCGGCAAGTATAAGGATATTAAATTCAGCAAAGAGCAGTTAAAAGAAATTCGATATGCTTCTCTTCTTCACGATTTCGGAAAGGTCGGAGTCCGGGAAAAAGTGCTCGTAAAAGCCAAAAAGCTGGAAGATTTGGAATTGCACGTAATCGATTGGCGTTTCCGTTTTTTGATCAAGGATTTGGAATCCAGATTTAATTTAAAGAAAGTTGAATATTTGAAACGACATGGGACCGTCGGGTTTGCGGATTTTGAGAAGTCCCTGGAATTCGAAAAGGCCGAAGAATTTAAGCGGCTTAATTCCATGCTTCAGATCATACGCCAATCTAACGAACCTTCCATATTAGAAGAAACGAATTCGCATTTCTTGGAAGAAATAGCTAAAATACAGTATACTACGACCGATGGGGAATCCATGGATTTACTTTCCCCCTATGAATTCGGATTTTTAACCATCAAGAAAGGATCGTTGGATTTCGACGAAAGAAAGGAAATTGAATCTCATGTGGAACACACGTTTCAATTCTTAAGTAAAATTCCTTGGACAAGCGATTTGAAGATGGTTCCGGCAATAGCTCACGCACACCACGAAAAACTGAACGGAAGCGGCTACCCGCGAGGCCTGTCGGGAGAAGATATTCCGGTGCAATCCAGGATTATGACCATTTCCGATATATTCGACGCGCTGACGGATAAGGATCGTCCGTATAAAAAAGCGGTACCTCTCGATAGAGCTTTAGATATTCTTGAAATGGAATCTAAGGACAACCACTTAGATAACGATTTGCTAAAGATGTTCATAGAGGCGAAAGTCTGGGAAAGGCTTTCCCATCATCCTCATCTGACTAAATAG
- the flgE gene encoding flagellar hook protein FlgE, whose amino-acid sequence MMRSLYSGVSGLKNHQVRMDVIGNNISNVNTHGFKTERVTFQDMISQELRGASEPKENIGGVNPQQVGLGALIAAIDKIMTQGALQTTGKNTDVAISGEGFFIVKDGDKQFYTRAGAFNLDKNGYYVNPANGLKVQGWNSRLDEKGNKFINSSGSVEDIIIPVYSKEPARATSKIDFKSNLNSSVPAVPPDATPEEISAFINDPDPKQRRGHVTTIKVFDDQGEQRELKMEFYKVRENTWKGRVSLTDATQLSVDVAGTGGQNTQLPGSTELEFGFTPDGKIVYVSDGADMMNTGKLNAKVSFRLPGNPQVQSFDLALGESGMVDGITQFSSDFTTKAVKQDGYTMGYLESFSIDNSGTITGVYSNGIKQPLARIATAVFNNPAGLDKAGDTMFAFSNNSGEPLIGEAGIAGRGKINAGLLEMSNVDLSDQFTDMIVTQRGFQANSRTITTTDQMLQEVLGLKR is encoded by the coding sequence GTCAGGATGGACGTGATCGGAAACAACATTTCCAACGTGAACACCCACGGTTTCAAAACGGAACGGGTAACGTTTCAGGATATGATTTCCCAGGAATTGCGAGGTGCCTCCGAACCGAAGGAAAATATCGGCGGGGTGAACCCGCAACAAGTGGGCCTCGGGGCTTTGATCGCTGCGATAGATAAGATTATGACGCAAGGCGCCTTGCAAACGACGGGAAAGAATACGGACGTGGCGATTTCCGGAGAAGGATTCTTTATCGTAAAGGACGGAGATAAGCAGTTCTATACGAGAGCCGGTGCGTTTAACCTGGATAAAAACGGATACTACGTAAATCCTGCCAACGGTTTGAAAGTTCAGGGATGGAATTCCCGTTTGGACGAAAAAGGGAATAAGTTCATCAATTCCTCCGGTTCGGTGGAAGATATTATCATTCCAGTATATTCTAAAGAACCTGCAAGAGCTACTTCAAAGATAGATTTTAAATCCAACTTGAACTCTTCGGTACCTGCCGTGCCGCCGGACGCGACTCCGGAGGAAATTTCCGCTTTTATCAACGATCCCGATCCGAAACAGAGACGCGGTCATGTGACTACGATCAAAGTGTTCGATGATCAGGGGGAACAGCGCGAACTGAAAATGGAATTCTACAAAGTCAGGGAAAATACTTGGAAAGGACGCGTGTCTTTAACTGACGCAACTCAGCTTTCCGTCGACGTAGCCGGAACCGGTGGACAGAACACGCAACTCCCGGGCAGTACCGAACTCGAATTCGGATTCACTCCGGACGGTAAAATCGTATATGTCTCCGACGGCGCCGATATGATGAATACCGGAAAATTAAACGCAAAAGTATCCTTTCGCCTTCCAGGAAATCCGCAGGTCCAAAGTTTCGATTTAGCGTTGGGTGAATCGGGCATGGTGGATGGAATTACCCAATTCTCTTCGGATTTTACGACCAAGGCCGTAAAACAAGACGGGTATACGATGGGTTACCTTGAATCTTTCTCCATAGATAATTCCGGAACGATTACCGGAGTTTATTCCAACGGCATCAAACAACCGCTAGCTAGAATTGCAACAGCGGTGTTTAATAACCCTGCCGGTCTGGATAAAGCGGGAGATACTATGTTTGCTTTTTCGAACAACTCCGGCGAACCATTGATCGGAGAGGCCGGAATCGCGGGGCGCGGGAAGATTAACGCCGGATTACTGGAAATGTCCAACGTGGACTTATCCGACCAATTTACCGATATGATAGTAACCCAAAGAGGATTCCAAGCGAATTCAAGAACGATCACTACAACGGATCAGATGTTGCAGGAAGTTTTAGGATTGAAACGTTAA